One window from the genome of Paramormyrops kingsleyae isolate MSU_618 chromosome 3, PKINGS_0.4, whole genome shotgun sequence encodes:
- the LOC111835678 gene encoding kinesin light chain 1-like isoform X3 — MSTMVYPREEKLEKLSQEEIISNTKLVIQGLEALKNEHNSILHSLLETIKCLKKDEEANLVHEKSNLLRKSVEMIELGLGEAQVMMALSSHLNAVESEKQKLRAQVRRLCQENQWLRDELANTQQKLQKSEQSVAQLEEEKKHLEFMNQLKKYDEDASPSEEKDGEPPKDSLDDLFPNEEDEHSQGMQHQHNSAAVAAAQQGGYEIPARLRTLHNLVIQYASQGRYEVAVPLCKQALEDLEKTSGHDHPDVATMLNILALVYRDQNKYKEAAHLLNDALSIREKTLGKDHPAVAATLNNLAVLYGKRGKYKEAEPLCKRALEIREKVLGKDHPDVAKQLNNLALLCQNQGKYQEVEHYYCRALKIYECRLGPDDPNVAKTKNNLASCYLKQGKYKEAEILYKEILTRAHEKEFGSVDGENKPIWMHAEEREEMSKGKHRDNTPYVEYGGWYKACKVNSPTVNTTLRNLGALYRRQGKMEAAETLEECALRSRRQGLDPVNQTCVVEILKDGEGERRQSRDSMAGSVKYESGSDAGEEVSMGVEWNGA, encoded by the exons ATGTCCACAATGGTCTACCCACGAGAAGAGAAGCTAGAGAAGCTGTCGCAGGAGGAGATCATCTCCAACACCAAGCTGGTGATCCAGGGCCTGGAGGCGCTGAAGAACGAGCACAACTCCatcctgcacagcctgctgGAAACCATCAAGTGCCTGAAGAAGGATGAGGAGGCCAACCTGGTGCACGAGAAGTCCAACCTCCTGCGCAAGTCGGTGGAGATGATCGAGTTGGGGCTGGGGGAGGCACAG GTGATGATGGCACTGTCCAGCCACCTGAACGCCGTCGAGTCGGAAAAGCAGAAGCTGCGGGCGCAGGTGCGCCGTCTGTGCCAGGAGAACCAGTGGCTGCGGGACGAACTGGCCAACACACAGCAGAAGCTGCAGAAGAGCGAGCAAAGCGTGGCCCAGCTGGAGGAAGAGAAGAAGCATCTGGAATTCATGAACCAGCTGAAGAAGTACGATGAGGACGCGTCCCCGTCG GAGGAGAAGGATGGAGAACCCCCCAAGGACTCTCTGGACGACCTGTTCCCCAACGAAGAAGACGAGCACAGCCAAGGAA TGCAGCATCAGCACAACAGCGCGGCAGTGGCAGCGGCCCAGCAGGGCGGTTATGAGATCCCGGCCCGCCTGCGCACGCTGCACAACCTGGTGATCCAGTACGCCTCGCAGGGCCGCTACGAGGTGGCCGTGCCGCTGTGCAAGCAGGCGCTGGAGGACCTGGAGAAGACGTCCGGCCACGACCACCCCGACGTGGCCACCATGCTCAACATCCTGGCGCTGGTCTACAG AGACCAAAACAAGTACAAGGAAGCCGCCCACCTGCTGAATGACGCCCTGTCCATCCGTGAGAAGACCTTGGGAAAAGACCACCCTGCG GTGGCCGCCACCCTGAACAACCTGGCCGTGCTCTACGGGAAGAGGGGCAAATACAAGGAGGCAGAGCCGCTGTGCAAGAGGGCCCtggagatccgcgagaag GTGCTGGGCAAGGACCATCCAGACGTGGCCAAGCAGCTGAACAACCTGGCCCTGCTGTGTCAGAACCAGGGCAAGTACCAGGAGGTGGAGCACTATTACTGCCGGGCCCTGAAGATCTACGAGTGCAGGCTGGGCCCGGATGACCCCAACGTGGCCAAGACCAAGAACAACCTG GCCTCCTGCTATCTGAAGCAGGGGAAGTACAAAGAGGCGGAGATCCTGTATAAAGAGATCCTCACCCGCGCCCATGAGAAGGAGTTCGGATCCGTGGACG GTGAGAACAAGCCCATCTGGATGCACGCTGAGGAGAGGGAGGAAATGAGCAAA GGCAAGCACAGAGACAACACCCCGTACGTTGAGTATGGCGGCTGGTACAAGGCATGCAAGGTCAACAG CCCCACCGTGAACACCACCCTCCGGAACCTGGGGGCCCTGTACCGCCGACAGGGCAAAATGGAGGCCGCGGAGACCCTGGAAGAGTGTGCTTTGCGATCCCGCCGGCAG GGCCTTGACCCTGTCAACCAGACGTGCGTGGTGGAGATTCTGAAGGATGGAGAAGGTGAGCGCCGACAGAGCCGCGACAGCATGGCAGGCAGCGTCAAGTACGAGAGCGGCTCAGACGCCGGCGAAGAAGTGAGTATGGGAGTAGAGTGGAATGGG
- the mrpl2 gene encoding large ribosomal subunit protein uL2m isoform X1, whose protein sequence is MAVAALSRALRSLTVCGDALGVCRPASLCSQQAVGLPSPRSSVFTGYLLYLQNSTTTVQWRGFLTTAHLAQNRTLWKQTTKYTVRPIGMKKTGGRDHTGKIRTHGIGGGHKQRYRMVDFHRLRSEPGKENQAFEEKVIEVRYDPCRTADIALVAGGSRKRWILATENMEAGDLIKTSSHIGRMAVAANEGDSYPLGALPVGTLVNSLEVLPGDGAKYIRAAGTCGVLLRKVNGTAIVQLPSKQQVQVLETCMVTVGRMSNVDHNKRIIGKAGRNRWLGIRPSSGKWKRKGGWAGRKIRPLPPMKSFVSLPSAKQ, encoded by the exons ATGGCGGTCGCGGCGCTGTCCCGAGCTCTGCGCTCGCTCACTGTTTGTGGCGATGCACTTGGGGTTTGCCGGCCAGCCTCGCTATGTTCTCAG CAGGCAGTGGGGTTGCCATCACCGAGGTCTTCAGTGTTCACCGGGTATCTATTATACCTTCAAAACAGCACCACAACAGTACAATGGCGGGGCTTCTTAACAACGGCCCATTTAGCACAGAACAGAACTCTGTGGAAGCAGACAACCAAGTACACGGTTCGGCCTATTGGCATGAAGAAGACTGGAGGCAGGGACCACACAG GCAAAATCCGCACGCACGGCATTGGCGGTGGCCACAAGCAGCGATATCGCATGGTGGACTTCCATCGGCTGCGCTCCGAACCTGGCAAAGAGAACCAGGCCTTTGAGGAGAAGGTCATTGAAGTCCGATATGACCCTTGCAG GACGGCTGATATTGCCTTGGTGGCTGGTGGCAGCCGGAAACGCTGGATCCTCGCCACGGAAAACATGGAGGCTGGAGACCTGATCAAGACCTCCAGCCACATCGGCCGCATGGCGG TTGCTGCCAACGAGGGGGACTCGTACCCGCTGGGCGCCCTTCCTGTGGGCACCCTGGTAAACAGCCTGGAGGTCCTCCCAGGGGACGGAGCCAAGTACATCCGTGCGGCAG GAACATGTGGCGTGTTGCTCAGGAAGGTGAATGGAACTGCCATTGTGCAACTGCCATCCAAGCAGCAGGTGCAG gTGTTGGAGACGTGCATGGTCACGGTGGGCCGCATGTCCAACGTCGACCACAACAAGCGCATCATCGGCAAGGCCGGCCGCAACCGCTGGCTAGGCATCCGGCCTTCCAGCGGCAAATGGAAGAGGAAGGGGGGTTGGGCAGGGCGCAAGATCAGACCTCTGCCCCCCATGAAGAGCTTTGTGAGCCTGCCCTCTGCTAAGCAGTAG
- the mrpl2 gene encoding large ribosomal subunit protein uL2m isoform X2: protein MAVAALSRALRSLTVCGDALGVCRPASLCSQAVGLPSPRSSVFTGYLLYLQNSTTTVQWRGFLTTAHLAQNRTLWKQTTKYTVRPIGMKKTGGRDHTGKIRTHGIGGGHKQRYRMVDFHRLRSEPGKENQAFEEKVIEVRYDPCRTADIALVAGGSRKRWILATENMEAGDLIKTSSHIGRMAVAANEGDSYPLGALPVGTLVNSLEVLPGDGAKYIRAAGTCGVLLRKVNGTAIVQLPSKQQVQVLETCMVTVGRMSNVDHNKRIIGKAGRNRWLGIRPSSGKWKRKGGWAGRKIRPLPPMKSFVSLPSAKQ, encoded by the exons ATGGCGGTCGCGGCGCTGTCCCGAGCTCTGCGCTCGCTCACTGTTTGTGGCGATGCACTTGGGGTTTGCCGGCCAGCCTCGCTATGTTCTCAG GCAGTGGGGTTGCCATCACCGAGGTCTTCAGTGTTCACCGGGTATCTATTATACCTTCAAAACAGCACCACAACAGTACAATGGCGGGGCTTCTTAACAACGGCCCATTTAGCACAGAACAGAACTCTGTGGAAGCAGACAACCAAGTACACGGTTCGGCCTATTGGCATGAAGAAGACTGGAGGCAGGGACCACACAG GCAAAATCCGCACGCACGGCATTGGCGGTGGCCACAAGCAGCGATATCGCATGGTGGACTTCCATCGGCTGCGCTCCGAACCTGGCAAAGAGAACCAGGCCTTTGAGGAGAAGGTCATTGAAGTCCGATATGACCCTTGCAG GACGGCTGATATTGCCTTGGTGGCTGGTGGCAGCCGGAAACGCTGGATCCTCGCCACGGAAAACATGGAGGCTGGAGACCTGATCAAGACCTCCAGCCACATCGGCCGCATGGCGG TTGCTGCCAACGAGGGGGACTCGTACCCGCTGGGCGCCCTTCCTGTGGGCACCCTGGTAAACAGCCTGGAGGTCCTCCCAGGGGACGGAGCCAAGTACATCCGTGCGGCAG GAACATGTGGCGTGTTGCTCAGGAAGGTGAATGGAACTGCCATTGTGCAACTGCCATCCAAGCAGCAGGTGCAG gTGTTGGAGACGTGCATGGTCACGGTGGGCCGCATGTCCAACGTCGACCACAACAAGCGCATCATCGGCAAGGCCGGCCGCAACCGCTGGCTAGGCATCCGGCCTTCCAGCGGCAAATGGAAGAGGAAGGGGGGTTGGGCAGGGCGCAAGATCAGACCTCTGCCCCCCATGAAGAGCTTTGTGAGCCTGCCCTCTGCTAAGCAGTAG
- the LOC111835678 gene encoding kinesin light chain 1-like isoform X4, whose product MSTMVYPREEKLEKLSQEEIISNTKLVIQGLEALKNEHNSILHSLLETIKCLKKDEEANLVHEKSNLLRKSVEMIELGLGEAQVMMALSSHLNAVESEKQKLRAQVRRLCQENQWLRDELANTQQKLQKSEQSVAQLEEEKKHLEFMNQLKKYDEDASPSEEKDGEPPKDSLDDLFPNEEDEHSQGMQHQHNSAAVAAAQQGGYEIPARLRTLHNLVIQYASQGRYEVAVPLCKQALEDLEKTSGHDHPDVATMLNILALVYRDQNKYKEAAHLLNDALSIREKTLGKDHPAVAATLNNLAVLYGKRGKYKEAEPLCKRALEIREKVLGKDHPDVAKQLNNLALLCQNQGKYQEVEHYYCRALKIYECRLGPDDPNVAKTKNNLASCYLKQGKYKEAEILYKEILTRAHEKEFGSVDGENKPIWMHAEEREEMSKGKHRDNTPYVEYGGWYKACKVNSPTVNTTLRNLGALYRRQGKMEAAETLEECALRSRRQGLDPVNQTCVVEILKDGEGERRQSRDSMAGSVKYESGSDAGEEA is encoded by the exons ATGTCCACAATGGTCTACCCACGAGAAGAGAAGCTAGAGAAGCTGTCGCAGGAGGAGATCATCTCCAACACCAAGCTGGTGATCCAGGGCCTGGAGGCGCTGAAGAACGAGCACAACTCCatcctgcacagcctgctgGAAACCATCAAGTGCCTGAAGAAGGATGAGGAGGCCAACCTGGTGCACGAGAAGTCCAACCTCCTGCGCAAGTCGGTGGAGATGATCGAGTTGGGGCTGGGGGAGGCACAG GTGATGATGGCACTGTCCAGCCACCTGAACGCCGTCGAGTCGGAAAAGCAGAAGCTGCGGGCGCAGGTGCGCCGTCTGTGCCAGGAGAACCAGTGGCTGCGGGACGAACTGGCCAACACACAGCAGAAGCTGCAGAAGAGCGAGCAAAGCGTGGCCCAGCTGGAGGAAGAGAAGAAGCATCTGGAATTCATGAACCAGCTGAAGAAGTACGATGAGGACGCGTCCCCGTCG GAGGAGAAGGATGGAGAACCCCCCAAGGACTCTCTGGACGACCTGTTCCCCAACGAAGAAGACGAGCACAGCCAAGGAA TGCAGCATCAGCACAACAGCGCGGCAGTGGCAGCGGCCCAGCAGGGCGGTTATGAGATCCCGGCCCGCCTGCGCACGCTGCACAACCTGGTGATCCAGTACGCCTCGCAGGGCCGCTACGAGGTGGCCGTGCCGCTGTGCAAGCAGGCGCTGGAGGACCTGGAGAAGACGTCCGGCCACGACCACCCCGACGTGGCCACCATGCTCAACATCCTGGCGCTGGTCTACAG AGACCAAAACAAGTACAAGGAAGCCGCCCACCTGCTGAATGACGCCCTGTCCATCCGTGAGAAGACCTTGGGAAAAGACCACCCTGCG GTGGCCGCCACCCTGAACAACCTGGCCGTGCTCTACGGGAAGAGGGGCAAATACAAGGAGGCAGAGCCGCTGTGCAAGAGGGCCCtggagatccgcgagaag GTGCTGGGCAAGGACCATCCAGACGTGGCCAAGCAGCTGAACAACCTGGCCCTGCTGTGTCAGAACCAGGGCAAGTACCAGGAGGTGGAGCACTATTACTGCCGGGCCCTGAAGATCTACGAGTGCAGGCTGGGCCCGGATGACCCCAACGTGGCCAAGACCAAGAACAACCTG GCCTCCTGCTATCTGAAGCAGGGGAAGTACAAAGAGGCGGAGATCCTGTATAAAGAGATCCTCACCCGCGCCCATGAGAAGGAGTTCGGATCCGTGGACG GTGAGAACAAGCCCATCTGGATGCACGCTGAGGAGAGGGAGGAAATGAGCAAA GGCAAGCACAGAGACAACACCCCGTACGTTGAGTATGGCGGCTGGTACAAGGCATGCAAGGTCAACAG CCCCACCGTGAACACCACCCTCCGGAACCTGGGGGCCCTGTACCGCCGACAGGGCAAAATGGAGGCCGCGGAGACCCTGGAAGAGTGTGCTTTGCGATCCCGCCGGCAG GGCCTTGACCCTGTCAACCAGACGTGCGTGGTGGAGATTCTGAAGGATGGAGAAGGTGAGCGCCGACAGAGCCGCGACAGCATGGCAGGCAGCGTCAAGTACGAGAGCGGCTCAGACGCCGGCGAAGAA